The nucleotide sequence AGAGCGCGGAGCTGTTCGACATCACCGGGGCGACCCACTTCGACCTCTACCACCGCGACGCGTACGTCTCCCAGGCCGTGGACCGGCTCGCCGATTTCTACGGCACCCACCTCAAGAACTGAGCCGGTCCACGCTGACGCGGCCCGGTCTCGCCGACCGCCCCACCGACCGTCCGGACCGCCGCTCGCCGCGGGGTGCCGGTCGAGATTCAAGGAGCACACAAGCTGGGTGATTTCGTCGTCGTAGGGCTTGTCGAAGAGGGTGGTGCGGGTGGGGAGGTGCCCGTAGACCTCCAGGCTGGTCAGGCTGTGCAGGTGGCCCCAAATGCGCAGGGTCAGGGCGACGACGGCGGGCGGGAGGTCGGGGAAGGCCGGACGAACCTGGTCTGGCTCTGGCAAGATTTTCGTGGGCGGAGATCATCTGGGTGCCGTGGTCGGCCGGTCCGTGCATCGGCGGCGGAGGTGGGCGATCAGGACGACGCGGTGGCGTAGGAGCGGAACGCCGGCGCGTCCTGCCATCAGGCGTTTTGGCAGTTTGGCGTCGGTGATGCGGCCTTCGTTGACGCCGGAGTTGTAGGTGGTGGAGATTTCCTGGGCGACGGCATGCTGGTCTTCGCGCAGGGCTCAGGCGATACCGGCAAGTGGTGGCAGTCCACTGTGGGAGAGCTCGTCGAGCCAGGACGGCAGGGGTGCGGCGTCACGGTTGTCCAGCATGGCGGCGAACCGGCGGACCAGGTCGTGGGCGTGCTTGAGTTCCGGACAGTGCTCGAGGAGCCGGTGCAGGCGATGGGTGACGTGTAAGGCCGCGGCGGTCCGGGTGGGTGGCGATCCAGCGGGCGGTCTCGCGTGGGACGCCGGGCGCTCGCGGGGCTGGTCCAGCGGCAGCCCGCGTCGCAGGGGCGCGATGGCCATCTTCACGCGCTGGTAATGCCCGAGGTAGCCCTTGGTGCTGAGCTCCTCGTGGAGGACCATCGCATTGTGTTCACCCTCGTCCCAGCGTTGTTGCAGGGAGTCGTGGTAGGGATCCAGGGTGGAGGGCTTGCGGGGTGGGCGACGCACGACCTCCTGCCATGTCCTGAACGCGAAGTGACAGCCCCTGCCACATGTGGAAGCGGTCGCTGACGTGCAAGGCCTCGGGGGCGTCGGCGGCGATGCCCTGCCGGTAGGTCAGCGAACCCGTGCACGGCGCGCTTTGAGGAAATCCCCCGGTTCATCCAGGTTCGGATCGCGTTGCACACAGAGCTTCGCACCTTGCCGCGATCCCGCGTACCAAACCAACGGGCTGCCGTGGCTCGCGGCGGGCGCCACGAAACTTCGGGGACCCGATGCGGTGGGTGACAGGGCCGGGCGTCGCTACGTCACCCGAGCCGTGCCATCTCGTGTCGCCAGGCCGTGTCGTTGTTGAACGAACCGCCCAGGTCGGGGAGTTCGCGCATGTCCTCTTCCGGAAGATCTCTCAGAGTCCCGCCCGCCGTGACGACGTCCAGGGAGACGCGAGCGATCGTGTCGACGGAGATGGCGCGCAGGACGGCTTCGGGGACGCCGGTGCCGGTGCTGGTCAGTCCGTGGCCGCGGAGTACGACGGCGTCCTGGTCACCGAGCGCGGCCACCATTTCGGCCGCGAGTCGACGCTCGCTGATCAGAACCCCACGCGGATAGACCGGTACGCTGCGGGCGGCCAGCCGTGTGCCGGGGATGTCGAAGGCGCCTACCACGGGGCGGATTCCCAGCCCTGCCAGATCGGCGGCGACGACCGCCGGGGGATGTGCGTGGACGACGGACGCCACCTCCGGCCGAGTGCGCAGGATCTCGGTGTGCAAGGGGAGTTCGTTCGGAACTGTCCATCCGTCCAACTCCCCGGCTCCCGCTGCAGCTCCGTCGAGGTCGACGAGGCGGATGTCGTCCGGCTCGGTGTACAGCAGGCCGCGTTCCTGCGGCCCGCGGCATCGCACGAGCAGGGTACGTTCGTCGACGCGCAGGCTGACGTGGCCGAGAATGCCGTCGGCGAGCCCGCGTGCCGCGAGTACGCGACAGGCGTCCGAGACGAGTCGGCGCTGGGCACCCAAATTCCGTGTCGTCACGAGGCGGCTCCGGGGGGCGGACCCTCGACGACAGTGAGGGCGGAGGCGGGGCAGGTGCGGGCCGCTTCCCGGATGCGGGGCAGCTCCTGGTCGGTGATCTCGGTCTTGAGGAGCACGACGACGCCGTCGTCGTCCAGGTCGTAGGTGTCAGGTGCTGCGATGACGCAGTTCGCGTATCCCTGGCAGGCCGCGAGGTCGGCCTTGAGGAGAGGCACGGGTGCTGTCCTTTCACATGAGATCGGATGAGGCTCAGGCTTTGACGCCGATACCGCCGTCCGGGTGGACGGCACGGCCGGTGATGCCCCGCGACCGGTCGGAGGCGAGGAAGACATAGCTCCAGGCGTGGTCGGTCGCGGAGAGAGCCGTTCGGAGCGGGACCCGGGCGGCGAGTTCGCCGGCCCGGCCCGGCGTGTCACCCAGGCTGCGCCCTGCCAGCCCGAGGCTGTCGAGCCCGCGCAGGTCGGTGCCGAGGGTGCCGCCGGGGGCGACCGCGTTGACGCGGACGTCCGGGGCGAGTTCGTGGGCGAGGGAGGTGACCATTCCGCGTACGGCGAACTGAGGCTGGCTCACCTCCTGGTTCGAGGGGTCGGCGCAGCTGCTGGCCTACGCGATGGCCGAACTGACCGAGGAGCAGTGGCGGGCGCCGGTGGTGACCGCGCAGGGGCGGACCGTGCCGGCGAGTGAGGTTCCGTGGATGCGCACCAGGGAAGTCATGGTCCATGCCGTCGACCTCGACACCGGTATCCAGTTCGCGGACCTGCCCGAGGAGTTCCTCGCCGAGCTCCGCCACGACATCGTCGGCCAGCGCGGCAGCGACACCGTCCCACCGTCCGGGGCAGCGACGCCGACATCACCGCCTACCTGGCGGGCCGCCCGTACACGGGTGTGACAACCCGGGACGGCTCCGCGGCCGAGCCCCTGACTCCGTGGCTGTGACCACGCAGGAGAGTGGCATGAAGACCACAGACACCCACCGCCCCGACGTCCTCGTCGTCGGCGGCGGAATCGGCGGGCTCTCGGCCGCGCTGACTCTCACACGGCAGGGACTTCGAGTCCGCCTCTACGAGCAGGCGTCCCAGTTCGGCGAGGTCGGCGCGGGCCTGCAGATCGCACCGAACTGCACACGTATCCTGCACGAGTACGGGCTCCTGGACGAGGCCGTCCAGCTCGGTGTGCTACCCAAGCACATGATCATGAAGGACGCCCTCGACGCAGCCGAGCTGACCCGACTGGACCTCAAGGACATGGAACGCCGCTACGGCTTCCCGTACATGGTCATCCACCGCAGCGACCTGCATGGAGTCCTCCTGCGCGGCTGCGAGCGGGCGGGCGTGGAACTGATGACCGGCGCGCGCTGTGTGGCGTACGAGAACATCGAGGGCGGCGCGCGGGTCACTTTCGACGGCGGCGGAACGGACGAAGCCGAGATCGTCATCGCCGCGGACGGGCTGCACTCGATCGCACGCAAGCTCCTCGTCGAAGACGAGCCCGTCAACTCGGCGTACGTCGCCTACCGTGGCGCGGTCCCCTTCGAGCAGGTGCGCGCCAACGCCGTACACGAGAAGGACGTGGTGCTGTACGTCGGCCCGCGCTGCCATTTCGTCCAGTACCCGCTCCGCGGCGGCGACATGTTCAACCAGGTCGCGGTGTTCCAGTCGCCGAAGGCACTGGCCGGCGAGGACGACTGGGGCACCCCGGACGAGCTCGACCGCGCCTTCGAGGGAACGTGCCAGCAGGTCCAGAAGGGCCTGCC is from Streptomyces sp. NBC_01314 and encodes:
- a CDS encoding ferredoxin; translation: MPLLKADLAACQGYANCVIAAPDTYDLDDDGVVVLLKTEITDQELPRIREAARTCPASALTVVEGPPPGAAS
- a CDS encoding FAD-dependent oxidoreductase, whose amino-acid sequence is MKTTDTHRPDVLVVGGGIGGLSAALTLTRQGLRVRLYEQASQFGEVGAGLQIAPNCTRILHEYGLLDEAVQLGVLPKHMIMKDALDAAELTRLDLKDMERRYGFPYMVIHRSDLHGVLLRGCERAGVELMTGARCVAYENIEGGARVTFDGGGTDEAEIVIAADGLHSIARKLLVEDEPVNSAYVAYRGAVPFEQVRANAVHEKDVVLYVGPRCHFVQYPLRGGDMFNQVAVFQSPKALAGEDDWGTPDELDRAFEGTCQQVQKGLPLMWRDRWWRMFDREPLMKWVTGRIALLGDAAHPPLQYMAQGAVMAIEDGWVLGEHVGAQHAKRSEDGSGVDWEVTLAAYEAVRPEHCRRVVLTARAWGELWHHVGVEREQRNAVMRARDTYDYSFMDWIYGPTALTPDQEPEMYPSIPLGSVTLRPI
- a CDS encoding class II aldolase/adducin family protein, encoding MTTRNLGAQRRLVSDACRVLAARGLADGILGHVSLRVDERTLLVRCRGPQERGLLYTEPDDIRLVDLDGAAAGAGELDGWTVPNELPLHTEILRTRPEVASVVHAHPPAVVAADLAGLGIRPVVGAFDIPGTRLAARSVPVYPRGVLISERRLAAEMVAALGDQDAVVLRGHGLTSTGTGVPEAVLRAISVDTIARVSLDVVTAGGTLRDLPEEDMRELPDLGGSFNNDTAWRHEMARLG
- a CDS encoding SDR family oxidoreductase, encoding MSQPQFAVRGMVTSLAHELAPDVRVNAVAPGGTLGTDLRGLDSLGLAGRSLGDTPGRAGELAARVPLRTALSATDHAWSYVFLASDRSRGITGRAVHPDGGIGVKA